The nucleotide sequence TCGGCAAAACTTTTTTACAACATTTGCCGGGGGCGCGCAATGGAGTGCAAAAATACTTACCCTTACTGCCGTTGGCCATTGAACAGCTAGATGTACGAGATTATGATGTAATTTTGTCTTCTTCCCACGCGGTGGCCAAGGGGGTTTTGACCACTCCTGAACAACTTCACATCTGCTATTGTCACACGCCGATGCGTTATGCCTGGGATTTAACCTTTGATTATCTGCAAGCGAGTCCAGCCGGCAGAGGTGTAGCGGGAATTTTGACTCGCTATCTTCTGCATCGCCTGCGTCAATGGGATGTGATTAGTGCTAATCGAGTGGATTACTTTATTGCCAACTCGAACCATACCGCTCGTCGCATCTGGCGTTGTTATCGCCGCTCGTCTAAAGTGATTTACCCCCCCGTCGAGTTGGATCGTTTCCCCTTTAAAGCTCAAAAAGAAGATTTTTACTTAACGGTGTGCCGCTTGGTGAGTTATAAAAAAGTCTCTTTAATCGTAGAGGCTTTTAATCATTTAAAATTGCCATTAGTGATCATTGGGGATGGGCCCGAATTAAATTTTATCCGTCAACGGGCTAAATCGAATATAACAATATTAGGGGAACAACCCAATGAAGTGGTAGAAAAATACATGGCATCAGCGAAAGCTTTTGTCTATGCAGCTTGTGAAGATTTTGGCATTGCCCTAGTTGAAGCACAGGCCTGTGGAACCCCTATAATAGCTTATCAAGGAGGTGGTGCCTTAGAAACGGTTCGAGATATCCGTCAAAATCCCATAAATGGGACTGGGATATTCTTTTATCCGCAAACCCCAACCGCGTTAGTGGAATCTGTCGAAACTTTCTTGGAGTTTCAACATCAAATTAGTTCAGATAGTTGTCACTCGATGGCAACTCAGTTTACAGCAAAAATATTTCAAACGTCCTATCTAGAGTTTTTAGAAGATTGTTGTCGCCACTCCCGTGCGAAAAATTTTTCGAAAAAAT is from Gloeothece verrucosa PCC 7822 and encodes:
- a CDS encoding glycosyltransferase — encoded protein: MRYALVHEWLTPKATGGSELVVKEILRHIEADVYALIDFESTNPDSYLYGRSIGKTFLQHLPGARNGVQKYLPLLPLAIEQLDVRDYDVILSSSHAVAKGVLTTPEQLHICYCHTPMRYAWDLTFDYLQASPAGRGVAGILTRYLLHRLRQWDVISANRVDYFIANSNHTARRIWRCYRRSSKVIYPPVELDRFPFKAQKEDFYLTVCRLVSYKKVSLIVEAFNHLKLPLVIIGDGPELNFIRQRAKSNITILGEQPNEVVEKYMASAKAFVYAACEDFGIALVEAQACGTPIIAYQGGGALETVRDIRQNPINGTGIFFYPQTPTALVESVETFLEFQHQISSDSCHSMATQFTAKIFQTSYLEFLEDCCRHSRAKNFSKKFRFL